DNA from Deinococcota bacterium:
ACCGGGCTGGACAAGCCGGCCTACACCGAGGTTCACGCCTTCTGGCTGGCCGGGATGAGCTGCGACGGTTGCACCATCGCCGTGAGCGGCGCGACCAAGCCGTCGGTCGAGGAACTGCTGACCGGCACGGTGCCGGGCCTGCCGAAAGTCATCTTGCACCATCCGGTCTTGTCGGTCGAGGTCGGACACGACTTCACCGAGTGGTACTACAAAGCCTGGCGCGGCGAGTTGGACGCGCCCTACGTCATCGTCATGGAGGGCTCGGTGCCGGACGAGCGCATCGCCAGGTCGCAAGGCGGCTATTTCGCCGGCTTGGGTGCGGAAACACCCAATGGCGAGGACGACCCCTGGGCGGCCCAGCCCGTGCCGATCTCGACCTGGATCTCGCGGCTCGCCCCCGGCGCGGCGGCGTCCATCGCCGTGGGCACCTGCGCGACCTGGGGCGGCATCCCGGCGGCGACCGGCAACCCGACCGGCTCGATGGGGCTGATGGACTACCTCGGGGTGGATTACAAGAGCGCCCTGGGCTTACCCGTCATCAACATTCCCGGCTGCTCGCCGACCGGCGACAATATGACCGAGACCATCGCGGCGGTGCTGATGTTCCTGGAGGGGATAGGGCCCCTGCCGGAGTTCGACGAGCTCGGCCGGCCGGCCTGGCTCTTCAAGGAGACCGTCCACCGCGGCTGTACCCGCGCCGGCTACTATGAAGAGGGCGTCTTCGCCGAGGAGTACGGCGGCCGCGAGTGCTTAGTCGAGATCGGCTGCTGGGGCCCGGTGGTCCAGTGCAACATCGTTGCGCGCGGCGCCATCAACGGTGTCGGCGGCTGCATGCAGGCGGGCGGGGTCTGCATCGGCTGCACCATGCCCGGCTTTCCCGACACCTTCTCTCCCTTCTACAAGGCTCCGCCGGGTGCGAAGGTGTCGGGCGCGGTGTGGCGGGTGGTCGGCACCTTCATCCGCCCCCTGCGCCGCCTCTCGCAACGCCAGCACAACCTCGAGAGCCGCTGGCTGGAGGGCGTTCCCAGTGGCTGGGCCAGGGTGGACGACCCGAGCCCGTTCGACAAGGTCAACCATTTCTTTTACGAAAAGCTCCAGTTTTCCGGCTCGCGCAAGCCGGGCACCAGGAGGCGGCCGTGATCTGGTTCGGGGTCGCCCTCGTCGTCGTGGCCGTCGCCGCGCTGCTGCTCATCTGGATCTGGCTCGAGGCGCGGGGCATCGCTCACGAAGCGCAGCGGGCGCTCGCCGCGGGTTGGGAGGTCGAGGCCAGGACGCGCGCGCTCTGGGCCATCCCCCAGGTGAACCAGTTGCTCCAAGAAGGCCATGACGCCATGAACGCCCTCACCGGCAAGGCCGGCAGGGTGGCCGACGCCGTCGCACCTCAGGAGCGAGCGTCATGACGCTTTGGACCCTGGCGCTGGTGCTCGGCGTGGTCGTCACCGCCGTGGTCGCCGCGTTGCTCGCTTTGATCTTGCGTGAAGCCCGGCGCATCGAGGCCGTAGCGGCCGACATCTGGGAAGTCGGCCAGCGCATCGCCAACAACACCGTCCACGTCCCCGATCTGAGCCGCAGCAATCTCTTCTTGGGGCGCGTCCTGGCGCAGGCCCCCGCACTCCACGGCCATCTGGAGCGCATTCGCGGCCACGCCGAGACCTGCCCCGGCTGTCCGCGGTGCGCCCTCGGAGAAACAGCCTTTGGAGAAACACCGTGACGCTGCTCGCCTTGCTCTGTGCCCTGGTGGCCGTCGCCTTTTTGCTGGTGGTTGCCATATTCGCCACGCACATCGTCCACACCCTCGAGGCTATCGGCTCGCGCGAGCCCTCGTCCTGGGGTCGGCTCGGCGGCTCGACCAGCCTCTTGAGCCGGATCTGGTTTGGCGTGCGCGCGATTGAGACCCAAGTCGGCGCGCTTCCGCCGCAAGCGACGCGCCTCAACGAAAACCTGGCGAACCTGGCCCAAGGACTGGGCGACCTCAAGGCGTCCCTGGCGGGGGCGTTGGAGGCGGTTCAGGAGCAAAGGAGATAAGATGCCGACCTCGGTTGCCGTCATCTGGGCAGTTACGCTGGTGATCGCCTATCTCGCTGTGCCGATCGTGGTCGTCTTGCTGCTGCGCATCGCCCGCGCGGCGCGCAAGATCGAGCTCTACACGCGCGAGACGCGCCTCGCCAGTCAGGGTATCAGCGGGCATCTGGAGGCTGTTGTCGCGCTCGAGCAGACCGAAAGCCTCCTCACGGGAGCCCACGCCGTCGGCGGCGACATCGCCCTGGGCGCCGAGGCGATGGCGGGTCTGCTGAGTCGTCGCGCGGGGGCTGACGGATGACCATCCTGCTCGGCCTTACGCTCATCTGGCTTGCCCTGGTGGTGCTTGCCCTGGTGGGCTTTTTAGGGGCGGCGGCCTTCTATCTGCGCCGCGCCCGCGGGAATTTAAGAGGCATCGCCGATGACCTGGAACGCGTCGCCGCGCAGGCCGAGCCGCTCGAGGCGAAGCTGGAAAGCATCGGCAATGAGGTCGAGGCTATCGTCGGCGCGCTCGGGCGCGTGGACAAGGCGCTCGGAGGCATCCTCGACGTCGTCGCCGGGCTGCTGGCGCCTCAAAAAGAGAAAGGGTAAGGGTAATGCATGTGTTTTGAACGCCTTCCGGTCGCCTTTGATGACAAGGGCAAGGCCTACTTGAAAGACAGCGCACAAAACCCCTACGGCTATGAGGTCACGCCCCTCGCCATCCACGAGGACCGCCTCAAGGAGCTGCTCGCGCGCAACGGCTTCATCAAGTCGGTGGACTTCGACCCGGTGACGCGCGTGGCGGGCGCCCTGGCCTTCCACAGCGTCGTCGACCTCGAGAACAGACAGGTCTTGAGCGCCAACTCGATGGCGACCCTCTTCCGCGGCTACGAGATCGTGGTGCAGGGCCGCGACCCGCGCGACGCCATCTACATCTCCTCACGCGCCTGCGGGGTCTGCGGCGGGGTGCACGCGGCGGTCTCGGCCCTCGCCATCGAGATGGCCTACGGCATCAAACCGCCGCCGATGGGCATCGTCGTGCGCAACATGCTCCTGGCGATCGAATTCCTTTACGACAACCCCTTGCACCTCTTCTTGCTGGCGGGGCCGGACTACTCCCAAGCCCTGGTCGAGCCGACCAACCCCACGCTGTGGGCCAGGGCGCAGGGCAGCGAAGCGAAGCGCACCGAGCTGCACGGTTTTGCGACGATGGGCGAGCTGATGACCGCCCTCAACCCGCTGACGGGCAGCCTCTACGCCGAGTCGCTGCACATGACCCGCGTGGCGCGCGAGGCTTATGCCTTTCTGGGCGGGAAGTTTCCGCACCCGCAGACGGTCGTGCCGGGCGGGATGAGCACGACGGTGAACTTGCAGGTCTTCAACGAGGTCTACAGCCGGCTCAAGGAGTTTTTCGACTACGCCAAGAAGACCACGGCGATTTGGGACGACCTGACCGAGTTCTTCTTTGAAGCCGACCCCAAGTACCGCGAGGTCGGCAAGCGGCCCATGAGCATGATCGATACGGGCGTCTGGGACGACCCCGACTCCTACGACACCACCTACGCCAACTGCAGCGACTGGGGCGAAAAGCGCTGGGCGACGCCCGGCGTCATCATCGACGGGGAGCTGAAGACCAGCCGCTTTCAGGACATCAACATCGGCTTGGAAGAGTTCGTCGACCACTCCTACTACGAGGACGGCTCGAGCCAGAGGTTCCCCACCGACGCGCTCGGCGCGCCCCTGAGCCCCTACCACCCCTGGAACAAGGAGACCAAGCCCAAACCCGGCCCGCAGAGCTGGAAGGAACGCTACTCCTGGGGCACCTCGCCGCGTTGGGACAGGCAGGTCACGGAGGCCGGAACCCACGCCCGCGTCTGGACGACCGCCAAGGCCGACAAGGTGCCGCACCGCCGCTTTATCGACCCCTACGGCGCGGGCATGCGGATGCTCTTGCCCAAGTCGAAGCTGCCCGAGATGGTCGTC
Protein-coding regions in this window:
- a CDS encoding hydrogenase expression protein HypE; this translates as MADVLTRDPPPFSPALGATLTGLDKPAYTEVHAFWLAGMSCDGCTIAVSGATKPSVEELLTGTVPGLPKVILHHPVLSVEVGHDFTEWYYKAWRGELDAPYVIVMEGSVPDERIARSQGGYFAGLGAETPNGEDDPWAAQPVPISTWISRLAPGAAASIAVGTCATWGGIPAATGNPTGSMGLMDYLGVDYKSALGLPVINIPGCSPTGDNMTETIAAVLMFLEGIGPLPEFDELGRPAWLFKETVHRGCTRAGYYEEGVFAEEYGGRECLVEIGCWGPVVQCNIVARGAINGVGGCMQAGGVCIGCTMPGFPDTFSPFYKAPPGAKVSGAVWRVVGTFIRPLRRLSQRQHNLESRWLEGVPSGWARVDDPSPFDKVNHFFYEKLQFSGSRKPGTRRRP
- a CDS encoding nickel-dependent hydrogenase large subunit; translation: MCFERLPVAFDDKGKAYLKDSAQNPYGYEVTPLAIHEDRLKELLARNGFIKSVDFDPVTRVAGALAFHSVVDLENRQVLSANSMATLFRGYEIVVQGRDPRDAIYISSRACGVCGGVHAAVSALAIEMAYGIKPPPMGIVVRNMLLAIEFLYDNPLHLFLLAGPDYSQALVEPTNPTLWARAQGSEAKRTELHGFATMGELMTALNPLTGSLYAESLHMTRVAREAYAFLGGKFPHPQTVVPGGMSTTVNLQVFNEVYSRLKEFFDYAKKTTAIWDDLTEFFFEADPKYREVGKRPMSMIDTGVWDDPDSYDTTYANCSDWGEKRWATPGVIIDGELKTSRFQDINIGLEEFVDHSYYEDGSSQRFPTDALGAPLSPYHPWNKETKPKPGPQSWKERYSWGTSPRWDRQVTEAGTHARVWTTAKADKVPHRRFIDPYGAGMRMLLPKSKLPEMVVDWKMPETLNAFERNRAQAYAIAHSVCVAMDNWLMGMELLKKGDTTVSTPFDLSAKGTHVGVGFWGAGRGYLTHHLVATDGQIDNYQILTPSTISASPRDPFGQPGPYEEAVMNTPILEEFDKPEDYTGIDILRAIRSYDPCMPCTTHIMVPDHDMVITREVNSCGCEG